The genomic DNA AAACTCGCAAGCATTTGTCGAATGGCTCGAAGACCCTAACGAGAAAAAGGTTGTTTTTGACGCCAAACGGGCGGCTGTTGCGTTAAAATGGCGCGGTGTTGACTTAAGAGGAATCATCTTTGATATTAACATGGCTTCTTATCTGATTGATCCTTCGGAATCAGGGCACGATCTTTCAGACATTGCTAAGCGACGCAACCTCCATTATGTTTTTCACGATGAGGCCTTTTACGGTAAAGGTGCCAAACGACAAATACCTGAGCGTGACACACTCGCTGACCACTTAGCTCGAAAAGTTCAAGCGATGGTTGAACTCGAACCCATGCTGAAGAAAGAACTGCAAGATAATCAACAATTATCATTGCTCACAGACATGGAAATGCCTTTATCCCTTGTGTTAGCAGAGATGGAATTTAAAGGGGTTGAGACCGATCGCGATACCCTTGTAGAAATGGGTCAGGCGATTAATGAAAAGTTACAAGTTATTGAAAAGGGCATTCATGAGATGGCGGGTACGTCCTTTAATATTAATTCACCGAAACAATTAGGTGAAGTGCTGTTTGAAACGCTTGAACTACCTGTGATCAAAAAGACAAAAACTGGATATTCAACGTCAGCGGATGTATTAGAGAAACTACGCCCCGAACACGAGATTATTGATCAAATTTTAGTCTACCGCCAGCTCGGAAAACTCAATTCAACTTACATTGAAGGGCTGCTTAAAGTGATTCATCCGGAAACCGGGAAGATTCATACCCGGTTTAACCAAGCGTTAACCCAAACGGGACGGCTAAGCTCGACGGATCCTAATTTGCAAAATATCCCGATTCGGCTTGAGGAAGGGCGTAAGATCCGGAAAGCGTTTGTTCCCTCGCAGCCAGGATGGCGTATATTCGCCGCCGACTATTCACAGATCGAGTTGCGTGTCTTGGCCCATATTGCTGGTGATGAGAATTTAATCGACGCCTTCAATAACGAGTTGGATATTCATACAAAAACAGCCATGGACGTTTTTGGTGTTCGGAGTGATGAAATTACCGATATCATGCGTAGGCAGGCCAAGGCTGTTAATTTTGGTATTGTCTATGGCATCAGTGATTTCGGCTTATCGCAAAACCTCGGTATAACAAGAAAAGACGCTAAAGCTTTTATTGATAAGTATTTTGAAAGCTATCCTGGTGTTCAGGAATATATGACCGAAATTGTTCAGCAAGCAAAGCTTGACGGCTATGTGACAACGTTGCTTAAGCGCCGGCGGTATTTGCCGGAAATTACAAGCCGGAATTTTAATCGGCGAAGCTTCGCCGAGCGAACGGCGATGAATACACCGATTCAAGGGAGCGCGGCTGACATTATTAAGTTAGCCATGATTCAAATGGCTGAGCGCCTGGAAGATGAACAGCTCCAAACGAATATGTTATTGCAGGTGCATGATGAATTGATTTTTGAAGCACCAGAGGAAGAAATTGATCGATTAAAGGATATCGTACCCGATGTTATGGAATATGCTTTTAACTTAGATGTTCCGCTTAAAGTGGATTATGCGTATGGTTCGACATGGTACGATGCGAAATAGAAAGGACGAATGGCGGTGCCTGAGTTACCTGAAGTTGAGACAGTTAAAAATACGCTGAAACAATTGGTCGTCGGAAAAACCATATCAGATGTCAGTGTTCGTTGGCCTAAGATGGTGAAGCATCCTGCTGACGTTCAAGCTTTTCAAACATTATTAACGGGTCAGACGATTCATGATATCAACCGCCGCGGAAAATTTTTGCGTTTTGACCTAGATGATGTTGCTCTCGTTTCACACTTGCGTATGGAAGGTAAATATTCATTGACGGATACCCCAGTTCCAACCGATCAGCATACCCACGTGATTTTTAAGTTTACTGATGGAACAGCTTTACAATATAACGATGTACGCAAATTCGGTACAATGCATTTATATGACAAGGGGAAGGAACTTCAGTTTCCACCCCTTGCTGATTTAGGACCGGAACCGCTAGAGGATGATTTTACAGCCAATCACTTAGATGACGTTTTCAGGCGTACGACAAGGTTGATTAAACCCGTGTTATTAGATCAGAAAGCCGTTGTCGGGCTAGGTAATATTTATGTGGATGAAGCTTTATTTCGGGCTGGGATTCATCCCGGCAGTGAAGCCAAAGCCATACCTTTTGCTCAAATGAATGATCTTGTTCTTGCGATTCGATCAACATTAGGTGAAGCGATTGCTGCTGGTGGCAGTTCCATTCGTTCATACTTGAACGGTCACGGCGAAATGGGGATGTTTCAGCAGCGATTATATGTTTATGCACGTGAAGATCAGCCATGCAAACAATGTGGTACTCCGATTGAAAAGATAAAGCTCGGGGGCCGGGGGACGCATTTCTGTCCAAACTGCCAAAAGGAGTGGCACATATGATTAAAGTAGGATTGACGGGTGGCATTGCCAGCGGCAAAAGTACGGTTACCAATATGATTCAGGCGTGGGACATTCCGGTGATTGATGCTGACCAAATATCAAGAGAAGTCGTTGAACCAGGTGAACGCGGCCTTGAACGCATTGTTAACACTTTTGGTGAACATGTTTTGCATGAGGATGGCACATTGGATCGTCCAGCCTTAGGAGAGATTATTTTTAATGATGATGCCAAGCGGAAGGAACTTAATGATATTGTCCATCCCGAAGTTCGCCAACGAATGAACGAACATGAAGAGGCCTACGCTGATAACGGTGAGCATGCCCTTGTTCTTGATATTCCATTATTGATTGAAAATGGTTTAACAGATGGGTTTGACAAGGTGTTACTCGTCTATATCCCACGGCAATTACAGATTGAACGATTAATGGAAAGAGATGGACGCGGCGAGGATGATGCGTTAAGCCGGATCGAATCGCAAATGCCCTTATCAGACAAACGACCGTACGCTGATCAGACGATTGATAATAGTGGTGATTTAACACATACCAAGCAGCAATTAGAATCCATATTTAGGCGATGGCACATTTTGAAATGAATTATTCTAAAAGAGGACACACTTCAACTCCAATGTGTTATACTTAAAACACACTAATCGGTTTATTAGTATAACATAATTGCTGGAGGCTGATGTCATGTCTGTCAATGTTGCCATTAATGGTTTTGGTCGTATCGGCCGCATGGTGTTTCGCAATCTCCATAGCCGGACGGATGCTTATGTTGTTGCGATTAATGCTAATTATCCTGTAGAAACGTTGGTCCATTTGATCAAATATGATACGCTGCATGGACGTTTTCCCGGGGAGGTGGCTGTCGTCAATGATTATACGTTGTCAGTAGATGGTCATCATGTACAAATTGTGAATCAACGCGATCCAAATCAACTGCCATGGGACGTGTTAAAAGTTGATATCGTCATTGAAGCCACTGGAAAATTTAAAACG from Tuberibacillus sp. Marseille-P3662 includes the following:
- the mutM gene encoding DNA-formamidopyrimidine glycosylase, translated to MPELPEVETVKNTLKQLVVGKTISDVSVRWPKMVKHPADVQAFQTLLTGQTIHDINRRGKFLRFDLDDVALVSHLRMEGKYSLTDTPVPTDQHTHVIFKFTDGTALQYNDVRKFGTMHLYDKGKELQFPPLADLGPEPLEDDFTANHLDDVFRRTTRLIKPVLLDQKAVVGLGNIYVDEALFRAGIHPGSEAKAIPFAQMNDLVLAIRSTLGEAIAAGGSSIRSYLNGHGEMGMFQQRLYVYAREDQPCKQCGTPIEKIKLGGRGTHFCPNCQKEWHI
- the polA gene encoding DNA polymerase I encodes the protein MKKLVLVDGNSIAFRAFFALPLLSNDKGVYTNGVYGFTNMLLKIIEEEQPTHMLVAFDAGKTTFRHETFKQYKGGREKTPPELSEQIPFMHEVLDRMHIKHYQKDQYEADDIIGTMSRKGQEAGWTVKVVTGDKDLLQLVDDRTMVSLTRKGITDMDDYDSEKVHERYEIEPLRIIDLKGLMGDSSDNIPGVPGVGEKTAIKLLKQFGSLEGVYADLDKVSGKKLKEKLTDNKDQAMMSKQLATINLDAPLDGLTLDETVYEEQITEDVAALFKDLGFNTLLERIGYEAEIDEASKDIDIDYKLVSDIQKEDLENVSALLMEMVDENYHFADIQGFAVAGDNGCFVLETDQALNSQAFVEWLEDPNEKKVVFDAKRAAVALKWRGVDLRGIIFDINMASYLIDPSESGHDLSDIAKRRNLHYVFHDEAFYGKGAKRQIPERDTLADHLARKVQAMVELEPMLKKELQDNQQLSLLTDMEMPLSLVLAEMEFKGVETDRDTLVEMGQAINEKLQVIEKGIHEMAGTSFNINSPKQLGEVLFETLELPVIKKTKTGYSTSADVLEKLRPEHEIIDQILVYRQLGKLNSTYIEGLLKVIHPETGKIHTRFNQALTQTGRLSSTDPNLQNIPIRLEEGRKIRKAFVPSQPGWRIFAADYSQIELRVLAHIAGDENLIDAFNNELDIHTKTAMDVFGVRSDEITDIMRRQAKAVNFGIVYGISDFGLSQNLGITRKDAKAFIDKYFESYPGVQEYMTEIVQQAKLDGYVTTLLKRRRYLPEITSRNFNRRSFAERTAMNTPIQGSAADIIKLAMIQMAERLEDEQLQTNMLLQVHDELIFEAPEEEIDRLKDIVPDVMEYAFNLDVPLKVDYAYGSTWYDAK
- the coaE gene encoding dephospho-CoA kinase (Dephospho-CoA kinase (CoaE) performs the final step in coenzyme A biosynthesis.), with the translated sequence MIKVGLTGGIASGKSTVTNMIQAWDIPVIDADQISREVVEPGERGLERIVNTFGEHVLHEDGTLDRPALGEIIFNDDAKRKELNDIVHPEVRQRMNEHEEAYADNGEHALVLDIPLLIENGLTDGFDKVLLVYIPRQLQIERLMERDGRGEDDALSRIESQMPLSDKRPYADQTIDNSGDLTHTKQQLESIFRRWHILK